In Agrococcus jenensis, the genomic window AACCGCGATGGCTGCCTGATGGCGTGGCCGGAGTGGCGCGCCCAGGTCAGCGAGAGCGACCGCTGCGCGCGGGTGATGGCGACGTAGAGCAGTCGGCGCTCCTCGTCGATCTCGGCGAGCGTCGTCGCGTGCGAGACCGGCAGCAGCCCCTCGGCGAGGCCGATCACGTGCACGTGCGGCCACTCGAGGCCCTTCGCGGCGTGGATCGTCGCGATCGTCACGGCCGCGAGCGTCGGCTCGTGCTCCGTCGCCGCGCGCCGCTCGAGGTCGCGCGCGAAGCCGGGCAGGTCGGTGCCGCCCGCCTCCTCGGCGAGTGTGACGAGCGCGTGCAGCGCATCCCACTGCGCCCGCTCCTCGCCGTGCGTCGCGGGCGGCGAGGCGGAGTAGCCGAGCCCCATGACGATGTCGGCGACCGCCTGGAACACCGGCCGGCCGTCGGCGGGCGCGCTCCGCAGCATGAGCACGGCGCGCTTGACCACCGGGATCTCGAAGAACCGCGTCGACCCGCGCACCGTCGACGACAGGCCGACGCCCGCGAGCGCCTGCTCGAGCAGCCCGGCCTGCGCGTGGAAGCGCGTGAGCACCGCGATGTCGCCGGGGTCGGCACCGGCGTCGACCTGCGCGCGGCACGCGGCGGCGACCGCGGCGGCCTCCGCGGAGTCGTTGCCGTGCACGGTCGCGCTCGGCTCCCGCCCCGGCTCGCCCGACGCGGCCGTGAGCGTGAGCGCGTCCCGCCCGCGCATGAGCCGGTTCGCGCAGCCGACGATCGCCGCGGTCGAGCGGTACGACCGCTCGAGCCGCACGACCTCGGCGTCCGGGTGGTCGTGGACGAAGCGGTTGAGGCTGGCCGGGTCGGCGCCGGCGAAGGAGTAGATGGTCTGGCTGGGGTCGCCGACCACGCACACGTCGCGCCGGTCGCCGAGCCACGCGGCGAGCAGCCGCTGCTGCATGGGCGAGACGTCCTGGTACTCGTCGACGGTGAAGTGGCGGTAGCGGGATCGCACCTCGTCGGCGACCACGGGCTCCCGCTCGAGCATGCCGGCGGTCGCGAGCAGCACGTCCTCGAAGTCGATCTGCCGCCGCTCGTCCTTCACGCGCTCGTAGGCCATGTGGAGGTCGATCATCGCGTCGGGCGCGATGCCGGTCGGCATCGGACGGATGCGGGCCTGCAGCCCGTAGTCCTCCATCGTCATCGCCTGCGACTTGCGCCACTCGATCTCGCCGGCCGCGTCGCGCAGCTGCGCCGTCGGCAGCCGCAGGCGCAGCTGCGCCGCGGCGTCGGCGAGCAGCGACGCCTTCTGCGGCAGCAGCCGGGGCATCGCGGAGCCCGTGAGCCGCGGCCAGAAGTGCGACAGCTGCGCGAGCGCCGCCGCGTGGAACGTGCGCGCCTGCACCCCGCCGGCACCGAGGCGCGCGAGCCGCGTGCGCATCTCCCCCGCCGCCCGGCTCGTGAACGTGAGCGCGAGCGATGCGTGCTCGGCCTGCTCGCCGGTGGCGACGCCGTAGGCGATCCGGTGCGTGATCGCGCGCGTCTTGCCGGTGCCGGCGCCCGCGAGGATCGCGACGGGGCCGCCGAGCGTCGTCGCCGCCTGGCGCTGCTGCTCGTCGAGGCCGGCGAGGATGCGGTCGGCGTCGGTCAGCACGCGATCGGTCACGCGGGTCGGGCGCCGCGCGCGAGCCAGGCGTCGAGGATCCACGACGCGATCGAGGTCCGGCCCGGCAGCTGCACGGCGCCCGCCCGCAGCTCGTCGCGCGTGAACCAGCGGACGTCGAGGATCTCGACGCCGTCGGGGCGGATGGTGCCCGGGTCGTCGGCGACGCACTCGAAGCCGATCATGAGGCTGCGCGGGAACGGCCAGGGCTGCGAGCCGAGGTAGTGCGGCTCGACGACCTCGAGCCCCGTCTCCTCGCGCACCTCGCGGACGACCGCGGCCTCGAGCGACTCGCCCGGGTCGACGAAGCCCGCGATGAGCGAGTAGCGACCCTCGGGCCACGCCGCGTTGTGGCCGAGCAGGATGCGCTCGTCGGCCCGGTCGTGGATCGCCACGATCACCGCGGGGTCGGTGCGCGGGAAGTGGGCTGCGCCGTTGACGTCGCGGCGCACCCAGCCCGACTCCTCGAAGTCGGCGGGGCTGCCGTCGATCGGGCTGTGGTGGCTCTCGCGCTGCCAGACGCCGAGCGCGACCGCCTGCACGAGCGCGCCGGCGTCGGCGTCGTCGAGGTCGGCACCCACCTCGCGGAGCGAGCGCCACTCGGCGCCCGGCACGTCGAAGGGCTCGGCGACGAGCATCGACAGGATCACCCCGCCGGCGGCGCCGTCGGCGCCGGCCGCGCGGCCGAGCCAGCTGAGCGGCACGAGCGGCTCGACGTCGGCGGGCAGCGCGTCGGGGGCGAAGCGCACGAGCGCGCCGTCGCGCACCGGCGCGCGATCGCCGGCGACCGCGATGACGCGGGTCGAGGGGTCCTCGAGGGCGCGGTCGACCGCATCCGGCGCGAGCCGGGACGCGTGGTCGCGGTCGAGGGCCGATCTGGCGAGCGGGGGAACCTGCACGTCACCTCCGTCGCGTGGCGCGGCCCCCGACGGTCGAGGGCGGCCTAGCCTGGCATCCATGAGCACGAACCCCTTCACTCTAGCCGCGCTCGCCACCACCGCCGTCGACGGCCTGACGGTGGTCGGGGCGACCGAGGACGGCTCCGACGAGCACCGCTCGGTCGTGGCCGCGCGCCTCGCCGACGGCGAGACCGTGCAGATCGTGCTCCCCCGCTCGGTCGCGGCGCTCGGCACCGCGCAGGCCCACGCGGCGGCGCTGGCGGCGCTCACGCTCGCGACCCGCTCGCGGCTGCCGTTCGAGGTGCCGTCCGCGCTCGGCACCGCCGAGGCGGGCCGCTCGACCCTCTTCGTGCTCACCCGCCTCGGCGGCGCGACGATGCGGCTGCAGGACATCTCCCCCGCCCGTCCCGGTCTCGCGACGAGCGTCGGCCAGGCGATCGCGGCCATCCACGAGCTGCCGACGTCCGTCGCCGCCGACGCGGGCCTGCCGCACGAGACGGCGCAGGCGCTGCGGCAGCGGCTGCTCGACACCTTCGACCGCGCTGCCGCGACCGGCTCGGTGCCGACGGCGCTGCTCGAGCGCTGGGAGGGCGCCCTCTCGGACGACCGGCTCTGGCAGTTCAAGCCCGCGCTCGTGCACGGCGACCTGCAGGCGCCCGCCTTCCGCGTCGAGGGCGCGCGCGTCGTCGGCATCGACGGCTGGCACGCGCTCGCCGTCGGCGACCCGGCGCGCGACCTCGCGTTCCTGCTCGGCTCGAACGAGTTCGGCAGCGTCGACGAGGCGTTCGACGCGCACGCCGCCGCGCGCGGCATCGGCGACCGCCAGCTGCGCCAGCGCGCGATGCTGCACGCCGAGCTCGACGTGGCCCGATGGCTGCTGCACGGCGTCGACTCGGGCGACCGGTCCGTCGTCGACGACGCGTCCGGGATGCTCGCGTCGCTCGTGCAGCGCGTCGACCGCGACCCGGGCGCCGCGATCGCCGCGAGCCAGCCCGAGACGATGGACCTCACCGGCGTGCAGCAGTACCTCGGCGAGACCGGACCGGTCGACGGCGCGGGCGACGACGCGGACCGCGCGCCCTCAGCCGACCGCTGACGCCGCCGCGACCGCCCGCTGCGCCCGCAGCCAGCGGTCCTCGAGCTCGGCGAGCGACTCGATGCGCGACGGCCGCACGACGCGGTCGTGCTCGACGAAGTAGAGCTCCGCGTCGACCAGGTCGGGGTCGAGCCCCGCGTGCGCCGCGTAGGCGGCGCGGTAGAGCGCGAGCTGCAGCTGCCGCGCCTCGAGGTCGGCGTCGCCGGAGGGCAGCCTGCCGGTCTTCCAGTCGACGACCGTCGCCCGCTCCCCGTCGCGGTAGACGGCGTCGATCTTGCACACGACCGTCGTGCCGGCGAGGGGCAGGTGGATCTCGAGCTCGGTCTCGGCGGGCTCGCGGTCGCCGTAGGGCGAGGCGAGGAAGGTGCGCTTCAGCCGCTCGAGCCGGTCGGCGTCGATGCCCACGAGCTCCTCGTCGAGCGCCTCGTCGTCGACGGCGTCGCCGAGCCCGATCGCGCTGCCGCGCCGCTCGACCCAGCCGTGGAAGAGCGTCCCGAGCCGCGTCGCCGCGAAGGGCTCCTGCGGCATCGGCCGCGCGATCTGCTGCGCGACGGCGACCGGGTCGGCCGCCCAGTCCTTGAAGCCGGATGCGGCGATGCGGGTGGGGAGGGCGAGCGGCGTGGCCGAGCGGTCGGCGAGCAGCAGCGCGATGGCGTCGTCCCACGGCGTCGGCGCCGACGCGTCCGCGACGTGCACCGCGGCCGCGGCTCCCTCGATCGCCTGCCGCCGGGGACCCAGCGGGTCGACCGGCCACGCGAGCGAGGGGCTGCGGTCGCCGAGCGGGTTCTCGGCGCCCTTCGCGGGAGGCTCGAGCAGGTCGGCACCCATCGCACCCGCGGCGAGCTCGAGCAGCCGCTTCGGCTTCGCGGGGGTGCGGGCCATGCCGTACCACTGCGCGCCGGAGAGCCACAGCGCCCGTCGCGCGCGGGTGACGCCGACGTACGCGAGCCGGTCCTCCTCCGACTGGAAGTGGTCCCAGAGCGACTCGAGGTACCGCTCGCGCGCCGTCGCGTAGTCGAGCTGGGTGTCGTGGCCCCGCCACTCGAGGCGCGGCAGCAGGTCGGCGTCGCCCCGCAGCGGGTAGGGCAGCGTCGCGTGCGTGAGCCAGCCGAGCGGCTGGTCGTCCTGCTTCGCGGCGGCGAGCCGAGGCAGCGCCACGACGTCCCACTCGAGCCCCTTCGAGGCGTGCATCGTGAGCACCTGCACCCAGCCGGGCTCAGGCTCCGGCTCGGGCACGTCGGGGCCGCGCCCCGCCTCGAGCACGTCGAGGTAGGTGAGGAACGCCTCGAGCGAGCCGCGCTCGTCGGCGGCGGTGAACGCCTGCACCTCGCGCGCGAAGGCGTCGAGCGCGCCGTGCGCGTGCGGGCGCTTCGCCGCGACCTCGATGTCGAGCCGCAGCGCCTGCTCGACGCTCCGCACGAGCTCGGGCAGCGGCATCCCGGCGCGGCGGCGCAGCTCGCGCAGCAGCGCGCCGGCCTCCCGCATGCGCGCGAGCCCCGCTTCCGTGGCACCCTCGAGCCGCGGGACGTCGACGAGCGCGTCGAGCGCGTCGACGATCGACACGTGCGCCTCCGGCGCGATCGCACCCCGATCGGCGCTGCGCTGCTCGTCGCTCAGCCCGGCCTTCGCGAGCATCGACGCGCGCCGCTGGAGCGCCGCGAGGTCGGCGACGCCGATGCGCCAGCGGCTGCCGGCGAGCAGCCGCACGAGGCTCGACCCCTCCTCCGGCCGGCCGAGCACGCGCAGCGCGGCGACGAGGTCGACGACCTCCGGCTCGTCGAGCAGCCCGCCGCCGCCCGAGCGGAACACGCGGATGCCCTCGGTGCGGAGCGCCCTCGTGAGCTCGATGCCCTGCGCGTGGGAGCGCACGAGCACGGCAGCGGTGGTCTCGGAGCCCGCGACGCCGGCGCCGTGGGAGCGCAGCCACCGCGCGAGCTCGCGCGACTCGTCCTCGATCGTCGGCAGGTGCCGCACGACGACGTCGCCGGGTCCGGCGCCCTCGCGCGCCGCGAGCCGCCTGACGGGCACGCCGGGCTGCTCGGGCAGCCGGGTCGCGACGGCGTGGGCGAGCCGCAGCACGTCCTCGTCGTTGCGCCAGCTCGTCGAGAGGGTGAGCGTGCGCTCGACCCGGAAGCGCTGCGCGAAGAGCGCGAGCGTGCCGGCGCTCGCGCCGCGGAAGCCGTAGATCGCCTGGTTGGGATCGCCCACCGCCATCACGGGCGACCCGTCGAACAGCGCGTGGATCAGCTGCAGCTGCAGCACCGAGGTGTCCTGGAACTCGTCGAGCAGCACCGCCCGGTGGCGGGCGCGCAGCTCGTCGACGGCACCCGCGTGCGCGCTCACGGCGTCGAGCGCGAGCCACACCTGGTCGCTGAACTGCACGGCGCCGCGGCGGCGCTTCGCGTCGTCGAACGCGTCGACGAGGTCGGCGAGCGGCTCGAGGCTCGAGACCCGCTCGACGTCCTGCGCGATCGCCTTCGCGTGCGCGGCGCGGAAGGCCTTCGGCTCGTCGGCGGTGGGCAGCGCGCGGAGCGCCTGGAAGCCCTCCGGGTAGCGGCCGCGCCGCAGCTCGTCGGTCGAGACGCGGTGGTCGCCGAGCGTGCCGGCGAGCTGCACGACGCGGTCGGCGACGGTCTCGGCGCGGCCGAGCGCGGCGAGCCGGAGGTCGTCGGAGGCGCGCGCCACCCGGAGGGCGAGCAGGAACGCGGCGGGGTCGGTGAGCACCTCGGACTCGGGATCGCGCCCGATCAGCAGCGCCCACTCGCGGAACAGCGCGCTCGCGAAGGAGTTGTAGGTCTGCACCACGGGCCGCCGGGTCGCCGCCACCTCGGGGTCGACGAGCCCCGCCTCGCCGAGCGCGCGCAGCTCGGCGGTCAGCCGCTCCCCGAGCTCGCGCGCCGCCTTGCGGGTGAACGTGAGGCCGAGCACCTCGTCGGGCGCGACGCTGCCGTTGGCGACGAGCCACAGCACACGCTGTGCCATCGTGTGGGTCTTGCCGCTGCCGGCGCCCGCGACCACGAGCGTCGGCTCCTCCGGCGCCTGGATGACGGCGACCTGCTCCTCGGTCGGGCGCTGCGGCGCCCTCCCGCGCACGGCGGCGATCGCCTCGGTGATCTCGATGGCGCTGATCACTCGGTGACCTCCGGGATGACGTGGATGGCGCACTGGCCGAAGCTGTAGTCGCCGCTGCAGTGCAGCTCCGGCCGCGCGACGAACGTCGCGCCACCCATGGTGTCGATGGCCGAGCGGATGTGCGCGCGGAACGCATCCGCCACCTCGTCGAACGGCTCGGAGTCGACCGTCTTGTCGCGCCGCGCGAGCTTGGGCATCACGAGCCGCGCGGACGTGCGGCCGCCCGCCTCGATGCCCTCGATGCCGCCGAGCGCGACGGCGAGCTGGTAGGCGCGCAGCTGCAGGTTCCCGAGGCCGGGCACCTCCTGCGGCACGCGCTTGCCCGTCTTGAGGTCGACGATGCGCACCTCGCCCGACGGTCCGTGCTCGATCCAGTCGATCGCGCCGGAGAGCACCGCGCCGTCGACCTCGACGGAGAAGCGCGCCTCGCGCTCGTCGCGCTCGATCGTCCAGCCCGCGCCGCGCAGCACCTGGAAGTAGCCCGCGAGCGCGCCCGCCATCGGCACGACCTCCTCGCGCTGCTGGGCCGCCTCCCACTCGGAGGGGTGGGCGAGCTCGGCGAAGCGGGCGTCGACGGCCGCCTCGATCGCGGCCGCGTCGGTCGCGTCGACGTGCTCGACCGCGTCGTGCACGATCGTGCCGAGCGCCGCCGCCCGGTTCGAGGTGCTGCCCGCGATGCGGCCCACGACCCAGGAGAGCTCGCACTCGACGAGCCCCTGCAGCGCCGAGGGGCTCACGCGCACCTGCTCGCTCGCGTCGAGCCGCTCGGTCGTCGTGACGTCGGTGAGGCCCGCCCACTCCTCGGGCGCGGCGCCCGGCACACCGGCGTCGGCGAGCCGCCGGAGCGCGGACGCCGCCTGCTCGGCGTCCGGGCGGCGCTCGACCACGCGCCGTCGCAGGCTCGCCACCAGGGAGCGCAGGGAGTGCCAGCCGTCGTCCCTGCTCGGGGCGGGCTCCGGGTCGATGCCGCCGACGAAGGGCGAGGGCTGCTCGTCCTCGCTCGCGACGGCCGTGAGCAGCACGGCGGCGCGCGCGCTCGCGACCGTCTTGACGAACGTGCGGAGCTCGTCGTGGAGCACGCCGGCGCGGGCGTCCTCGCTCGGGTCGCCGTCGAGGCGGTTCGCGCCGAGCAGCGAGCCGCGCGGCCGCAGGTTGGGCCAGACGCCGTCCTGCAGGCCGGCGACGATCACGGTGTCGAGCTCGCGCCCGACGAGCTGGCCGGGCGTGCCGATCGCGACGCGCGAGCGCTCGGCGCGCGCCGCGAGCGAGTCGTCGTCGACGCTCGACGCGAGCCACGCGTCGACGAACGCGCCGGTGTCGGCGTCGGGCCGCCGCTCGATGAGCCGCGCCACCTGGTCGAAGAGCGCCACGACGGCGTCGAGCCGGCGGTTCGCGAGCGCGCGCTCGACCGTCGTGCCGCCGAGCGCTGCGCGCCGCCAGCCGTCGGCGACGCCCGCGGCGCTCCACACCGCCCACAGCACGCGGTCGGCGCCCGCCGGGTCGGTCGCGCCGAGCAGCGCCCCGGCGTCGGCGAGCATGCGCGCGAGCCGCCGCGCGGCCGCGGCGCCCTGCCGCGCGTCGGCGAGCCCCTCGAGCTGCGCCGGGTCGCCGGCGACGGCGGCCGCGATCGCGGCGCGCACGAGCTCGGCACCGGCGACGTGCACCTCGCCGCCCGCCGCGACGATGCGGTGCCGGAGCGCGCGCTTGAGCCGCCGCACCGCGAGCGCGTCGAGCCCGAGCAGGTCGCTGCGCAGCAGCTCCTCGGCGAGCTGCGCATCGAGCGCGCGACGGCCTGTGGCGACGGCGAGCACGCGCACGAGCGCGTCGACCACCTCGGTCTCGCGCAGCCGCGTCGGCCCGCCGGAGGCGACCGGCACCTCGAGCGCCGAGAGCAGCGACCCCATCTCGGCGGCCGCTCGCCCGGTGCGGGCGATGACGGCGATGTCGTCGAACGCGACGCCCCGCGCCCGGCGCTCGTGGATGAGGCGCGCGATGCGGCGCGCCTGCTCGTCGATGGACTGCGCGAGGTGCAGCTCGAGCTCGTCGCCGCCCGGCGTCGCGCGCGCGGCGGCGCGGCGGTGCGTCCCGGCGCCCGCGGTGCCGATCCCTTCGACCGACGTCGCGATGAACGCGCGCACCCGCTCGCCGTGGCGGTGGTCGACCGCGAGCTCGAGCCGGTGCCCTGGCTGCCGCGCGAAGCCGAGCCGCGCGGGCAGCGCGGCGAGCAGCGCCGGGTCGGCGCCGCGGAAGCCGCCGGTGGTCGTGTCGGGGTCGCCGAAGGCGATCACCGACGCCCCGCGCGACCGGAGCGCCTCGAGCACGACGACGGCGCCCTCGGTGAGCTCCTGCGCGTCGTCGACGAGCACGAGGCTCGGGAGCGGCACCGTCGTCTCGGCGATCGCCGTCGCCGCGCGGCGCAGGAGCGACGCGGCGGTCAGCGCCTCGGCGCCGCGGCGCTCGAGCCGCTGGAGCCGCTCGAGCTCGTCGAGGAACCGCGCGGCGGCGGCCCACTCGGGCACCTCGCGCGCCGCGGCGAGCGCGGCGAGGTCGGCCGCGTCCATCCCCCGCTCCTGCGCGGCCGCGAGCAGCTCGCGCAGCTCGGCGCGGAAGCCCGCCTGCTCGCGCACCTCGTCGTGCAGGTGCGGCGGCCACTCGGGGCCGGTCGCGATGCCGGCCGCGGCGTCGTCGGCGTGGCCGGCGAGCATCGCGGCGATGATGCGGTCCTGCTCGGCGCCCGAGAGCAGCTGCGGCACGGGCCGCTCGTCGGCGAGGGCCGCGGCGCTCAGCAGCGCGTGCGCGAACGACGGCATCGAGCGCGCGAGCGGCCCGGGCGTGACGAGCGCGGTGCGCTGCGCGAGCCGGTCGCGGAGCGCGGTCGCCGCCTGCCGGGAGCCCGCGACGACGAGCAGCGACGCCGGGTCGAGGCCCCGCGCGAGCCGGTCGGCGGCGAGCTCGACGAGCGTCGTCGTCTTGCCGGAGCCCGCGACGCCGAGCACGATCGCGGACGCCCGCCGGTCGAGGGCGAGCACCGCGCGCTGCGAGGGGTCGAGGGCCGCGCCGGCCGGGTCGGCGGGCTCGGCGCCGGACGCCTCCGGCAGGTCGGCGATCGCGTCGGCGAGGGGCAGCAGGTCGAGCACGACGCCACGGTAGCGGCGGCCGCCGACACGGCCGGGAGCCGCTCCGGGCGGCGGCGCTTCGCCCTCGGCGGACGCGGCCGATCGCCCGGCCGGCATCGCCTATCCTGAGGCCATGGACATCCGCATCGGCATCAAGGACTCGCCCCGCGAGATCGCGTTCGACTCGGCGCAGACGGCGCAGGAGATCGAGTCCGCCGTCATCGCCGCGCTCGGCGCCGGTCACCTCACGCTCGACGACGCGAAGGGCCGCCGGTACCTCGTGCCGAGCGCGCAGATCGCCTACGTCGAGATCGGCAGCGAGACGACGCGCAAGATCGGCTTCGTGGCCTGATGCCCATCCTCGTCCTGGTGCCGATGGTCATCGGCGCGGCGATCGGCCTGACCGCGCGGTACCTGCTGCCCGGCAGGCAGTGGGTGGGGCTCTTCCTCAACCCCGCGGCCTCCGCCGCGGCCGCCGGCATCGTCTGGACGATCCTCCGGCTTGCAGGGCTCGCGAACGACAACGGCTGGCTCTGGATCGCGAGCCTCGCGGCGGCGCTCGCCGTGGCGCTCGTGCTGCCGCGCGTGCTCCCCCCGCGCCGCGCCAAGGCCGACGCCGCCTACCTCGCGCAGCTGACCCGCGCGGCCTGACCCGCGCGGCCCGACCCGGTCAGGCGCTCAGGCCGTGAGGCCCAGCTCGTCCATGCGGCGGGTGTGCGACGCGACGATGTCGTTGAACGCGGGCTCGAGCCGCGGCTGGCTCGGCACCGCGCGACCGGAGTCGTCGGGGCCGTTGACCGCCAGGTACATCTGCAGCAGCGCATCCCCCACGATCCGGCGCCCCCACACGGCCAGCCGGTCGGAGAGCCGCGGCGTCGCGACGATCGCCCGCTGCAGCAGGTGCACGAGGTGCGGATGCGTGGTCTCGCTGCGCAGCGCGCGCAGCATGGCGTCCTGGTCGTCCTCCGGCAGGCCGGGCGCGATCGAGACGAAGAAGTCGACGAGCAGCCCGCTCGCGACGTGCAGCGCGAGCACCTGCTCGTACCAGTCGGCCCCGGCGATCGCGTCGGCGAAGGAGCGGGTCGTCTCGGCGAAGGGGCGCATCGCCTCCTCCGCGTCGACGTGCTCGCCCTCGAGGATGCGCGCGAACGCGCCGGCCCGGGCGGCGTGGATGCGGACGACCTCGGCGAGCGCGACGCGCGACTCGAGCGATGGCGCCTCCGCGAGCACGCGGCCGGCCTTCGCGACGAGCTCGAGCTCGAGGCCGAGCGCCTGGCCGACGAAGGGCGCGAGCGCGGGACGCACGTCCGAGAGCAGCACGCGGTCGCCCACGACCGGCACGCGATGCTGACGGAGCAGCTGGCGCGTGACGTCGCGCGGCGTCCGGTCGAACCACTTCACCACGGTGAGGAGTCTAGGGGCGCGGAACACCCCGCCCACGCATGCCGCGGGTAGGCTGGTCGGAGCAACCCGAACAGGTGGAACACTCCCTTGACTTTCCAAGACCTCAACATCGACGCCGACATGGTCCAGGCGCTCGCCGACCGCGGCATCCTCGAGCCCTTCCCCATCCAGACGCAGACGATCCCGCTCGCGCTCTCCGGCCAGGACATCATCGGCCAGGCGAAGACCGGCACCGGCAAGACCTTCGCGTTCGGCCTCCCCCTCGCGCAGCGGCTCGGTGCGGAGCCGCCCGCCGGCGTCCAGGCGCTCATCGTCGTCCCCACGCGCGAGCTCGCCGTGCAGGTCACCGAGGACATGGAGATCATCACCTCCAACCGTCCGACGACCATCGTCTCCATCTACGGCGGCAAGGCCTACGAGGGCCAGATCGAGCAGCTGAAGGCCGGCGCCCAGATCGTCGTCGGCACGCCCGGCCGCCTCCTCGACCTCTCGCAGCAGCGCATCCTCGACCTCTCCAACGTCAAGGAGATCGTGCTCGACGAGGCCGACAAGATGCTCGACCTGGGCTTCCTGCCGGACGTCGAGAAGATCTTCTCGAAGGTGCCGGCCGTGCGGCACACGATGCTGTTCTCGGCCACCATGCCGGGACCGGTCGTCGCGCTCGCCCGCCGCTTCATGGCGCGCCCGCTGCACATCCGCGCGACCGACGTCGACGACACCATCGCGCAGGCCAACATCGAGCACGTCGTCTACCGGGCGCACGCGCTCGACAAGGACGAGGTCATCGCGCGCATCCTGCAGGCGGAGGGCCGCGGCAAGACCGTGGTCTTCACCCGCACGAAGCGCGCCGCCGCGCGCATCACCGAGGAGCTCATCGACCGCGGCTTCCAGGCCGCGGCCGTGCACGGCGACATGAGCCAGGAGGCGCGCGAGCGCGCCATGGCGTCGTTCAAGGCCGGCAAGAAGGATGTGCTCATCGCCACCGACGTCGCGGCCCGCGGCATCGACGTCGACGACGTGACGCACGTCATCAACCACACCATCCCCGAGGACGAGATGGCGTACCTGCACCGCGTGGGCCGCACCGGCCGCGCCGGTCGCACCGGCATCGCCGTGACCTTCGTGGACTGGGAGGACCTCCACAAGTGGTCGGTCATCGACCGCGCGCTGGAGTTCGGTCGCCCCGAGCCGGTCGAGACGTACTCGTCGAGCCCGCACCTCTACACCGACCTGAAGATCCCGCAGGGCGTGAAGGGCCGACTGCACGCGACGCCTCCCAACAAGGAGGCGAAGCGCGAGGGCGTCGCGCCCGGTGGCCGCTCCGAGCGCGGCCGCGGCGGCGAGGGCCAGCGCGGCGGCGAGAGCCAGCGCAGCAGCGACGGCGAGGGCGGTCGTCGCCGCAGCCGCGGCGGACGCGGTCGCGGCGCCGAGGGCGCTGCCCCGACGACGGATGGACCGGTCGCCGAGGGGCGCGGCACGCACGACGGCGGCGGCAACGAGCACCACGACGGCAACGCGTCGCCGACGCGTCGCCGGCGCCGGCGCAGCCGCTCGGGCGGCTCGACGCCGCCCGCGCAGAGCTAGTCCGGGGC contains:
- a CDS encoding DEAD/DEAH box helicase — its product is MTFQDLNIDADMVQALADRGILEPFPIQTQTIPLALSGQDIIGQAKTGTGKTFAFGLPLAQRLGAEPPAGVQALIVVPTRELAVQVTEDMEIITSNRPTTIVSIYGGKAYEGQIEQLKAGAQIVVGTPGRLLDLSQQRILDLSNVKEIVLDEADKMLDLGFLPDVEKIFSKVPAVRHTMLFSATMPGPVVALARRFMARPLHIRATDVDDTIAQANIEHVVYRAHALDKDEVIARILQAEGRGKTVVFTRTKRAAARITEELIDRGFQAAAVHGDMSQEARERAMASFKAGKKDVLIATDVAARGIDVDDVTHVINHTIPEDEMAYLHRVGRTGRAGRTGIAVTFVDWEDLHKWSVIDRALEFGRPEPVETYSSSPHLYTDLKIPQGVKGRLHATPPNKEAKREGVAPGGRSERGRGGEGQRGGESQRSSDGEGGRRRSRGGRGRGAEGAAPTTDGPVAEGRGTHDGGGNEHHDGNASPTRRRRRRSRSGGSTPPAQS
- a CDS encoding ferritin-like fold-containing protein: MVKWFDRTPRDVTRQLLRQHRVPVVGDRVLLSDVRPALAPFVGQALGLELELVAKAGRVLAEAPSLESRVALAEVVRIHAARAGAFARILEGEHVDAEEAMRPFAETTRSFADAIAGADWYEQVLALHVASGLLVDFFVSIAPGLPEDDQDAMLRALRSETTHPHLVHLLQRAIVATPRLSDRLAVWGRRIVGDALLQMYLAVNGPDDSGRAVPSQPRLEPAFNDIVASHTRRMDELGLTA
- a CDS encoding UrvD/REP family ATP-dependent DNA helicase, with the translated sequence MLDLLPLADAIADLPEASGAEPADPAGAALDPSQRAVLALDRRASAIVLGVAGSGKTTTLVELAADRLARGLDPASLLVVAGSRQAATALRDRLAQRTALVTPGPLARSMPSFAHALLSAAALADERPVPQLLSGAEQDRIIAAMLAGHADDAAAGIATGPEWPPHLHDEVREQAGFRAELRELLAAAQERGMDAADLAALAAAREVPEWAAAARFLDELERLQRLERRGAEALTAASLLRRAATAIAETTVPLPSLVLVDDAQELTEGAVVVLEALRSRGASVIAFGDPDTTTGGFRGADPALLAALPARLGFARQPGHRLELAVDHRHGERVRAFIATSVEGIGTAGAGTHRRAAARATPGGDELELHLAQSIDEQARRIARLIHERRARGVAFDDIAVIARTGRAAAEMGSLLSALEVPVASGGPTRLRETEVVDALVRVLAVATGRRALDAQLAEELLRSDLLGLDALAVRRLKRALRHRIVAAGGEVHVAGAELVRAAIAAAVAGDPAQLEGLADARQGAAAARRLARMLADAGALLGATDPAGADRVLWAVWSAAGVADGWRRAALGGTTVERALANRRLDAVVALFDQVARLIERRPDADTGAFVDAWLASSVDDDSLAARAERSRVAIGTPGQLVGRELDTVIVAGLQDGVWPNLRPRGSLLGANRLDGDPSEDARAGVLHDELRTFVKTVASARAAVLLTAVASEDEQPSPFVGGIDPEPAPSRDDGWHSLRSLVASLRRRVVERRPDAEQAASALRRLADAGVPGAAPEEWAGLTDVTTTERLDASEQVRVSPSALQGLVECELSWVVGRIAGSTSNRAAALGTIVHDAVEHVDATDAAAIEAAVDARFAELAHPSEWEAAQQREEVVPMAGALAGYFQVLRGAGWTIERDEREARFSVEVDGAVLSGAIDWIEHGPSGEVRIVDLKTGKRVPQEVPGLGNLQLRAYQLAVALGGIEGIEAGGRTSARLVMPKLARRDKTVDSEPFDEVADAFRAHIRSAIDTMGGATFVARPELHCSGDYSFGQCAIHVIPEVTE
- a CDS encoding DUF3107 domain-containing protein; translated protein: MDIRIGIKDSPREIAFDSAQTAQEIESAVIAALGAGHLTLDDAKGRRYLVPSAQIAYVEIGSETTRKIGFVA